The Budorcas taxicolor isolate Tak-1 chromosome 25, Takin1.1, whole genome shotgun sequence genome includes a region encoding these proteins:
- the TSSC4 gene encoding protein TSSC4 — MAEAGDSRHFLDSEADALPPDTGSLSDSDSDLSLPDGAGAAALSPGALPGEASGDSCPDEPPSPPRGLPPEAVQPFHLRGTSSTFSQRSHSIFDGLEGAARRAVPAVAPASPGDGGSFQQLLTPSSQPAAGGPGRAAGSPAAPRVPPVPDYVTHPERWTRYSLEDVAEASEQSNRAAALAFLGPQNLAAPGNYMLSFNQDPSSCGEGRLVFTKPTRASEARPDRRRVPRKAGEPGRGDPGVPGAAGGEGPVELAHLARPGSPEAEEWSGPRGGLQEVGAPLGMAQAGSGCSPPLVETVGFHGSKKRSRDHFRSKGGSPEAPGAEV; from the coding sequence ATGGCAGAGGCAGGGGACAGCCGACACTTCCTTGACTCGGAGGCCGACGCCCTGCCTCCGGACACTGGCTCCCTCAGCGACTCGGACTCCGACCTTAGTTTGCCTGATGGCGCTGGGGCGGCTGCCCTGTCCCCGGGGGCGCTGCCTGGGGAGGCGTCCGGGGATTCGTGCCCCGATGAGCCCCCCTCGCCCCCCAGAGGCCTCCCCCCAGAGGCAGTGCAGCCCTTCCACCTGAGAGGCACAAGCTCCACCTTCTCCCAGCGCAGCCACAGCATCTTTGATGGGCTGGAGGGGGCCGCCAGGCGGGCTGTGCCTGCTGTGGCTCCAGCCAGCCCGGGTGACGGGGGCAGCTTCCAGCAGCTGCTGACACCCTCCAGCCAGCCTGCAGCGGGGGGCCCAGGTAGGGCTGCTGGGAGCCCTGCTGCCCCAAGGGTGCCCCCTGTCCCTGACTACGTGACCCACCCTGAGCGCTGGACCAGGTACAGCCTGGAAGATGTGGCCGAGGCCAGCGAGCAGAGCAACCGGGCTGCCGCCCTGGCCTTCCTGGGCCCGCAGAACCTGGCCGCCCCCGGCAACTACATGCTTTCCTTCAACCAGGACCCCTCCAGCTGCGGGGAGGGCCGGCTTGTCTTCACCAAACCCACCCGAGCCAGCGAGGCTCGGCCCGACAGGAGGAGGGTACCCAGGAAGGCGGGGGAGCCGGGCAGGGGTGACCCTGGGGTTCCAGGAGCGGCGGGGGGCGAGGGCCCCGTGGAGCTGGCTCACCTGGCCAGGCCCGGGAGCCCCGAAGCCGAGGAGTGGAGCGGACCCCGAGGGGGCCTGCAGGAGGTGGGTGCACCTCTGGGCATGGCCCAGGCCGGCTCTGGGTGCAGCCCCCCGCTGGTGGAGACAGTGGGTTTCCATGGCAGCAAGAAGCGGAGCAGGGACCACTTCCGGAGCAAGGGTGGCAGCCCCGAGGCCCCAGGTGCGGAGGTGTGA